The following proteins are co-located in the Macadamia integrifolia cultivar HAES 741 chromosome 3, SCU_Mint_v3, whole genome shotgun sequence genome:
- the LOC122074470 gene encoding GATA transcription factor 24-like isoform X3, translated as MATVNPQPLQSRSYEGHDDHMQTPVQIVDVEGGYETDGIGGGGDDAMDDVDEIRMNSGNPVDQNVVAVSARTSELTLSFEGEVYVFHAVTPEKVQAVLLLLGGRDIPSSMPTSIEVPFQDNRVVNDIPRRTNLSRRIASLVRFREKRKERCFDKKIRYTVRKEVAQRMHRKNGQFASLKENYKGLPSGASWDPAQSSLQDDGTPRPEIVLRKCQHCGISEKSTPAMRRGPAGPRSLCNACGLMWANKGTLRDLSKGGRHISYDQEPGTPIEVKPLIVGADNPSTNQDELFQGNPEDLSKVVSAGNENRSVIHGEGSPGETKPLPVETGNPSISKDEQENMDDLADTSEIEIPSNLDEPTEVEACFVLNDGHGFDATSNGHGTDT; from the exons ATGGCCACTGTGAATCCGCAGCCACTGCAAAGTCGCTCTTACGAGGGGCATGACGACCATATGCAAACTCCTGTACAGATTGTTGATGTCGAAGGTGGATACGAAACCGATGGTATTGGTGGTGGCGGTGATGATGCCATGGACGACGTTGATGAAATTCGGATGAATTCGGGAAACCCTGTTGATCAGAATGTTGTTGCTGTGTCTGCTCGAACAAGTGAGCTCACCTTATCGTTTGAAGGCGAAGTTTACGTCTTCCATGCCGTAACACCTGAAAAG GTTCAGGCTGTACTATTGCTTTTGGGTGGGCGAGACATACCTTCTAGCATGCCTACTAGCATTGAAGTACCTTTTCAGGACAATCGG GTTGTTAATGATATCCCCCGGCGTACAAATCTTTCAAGAAGAATTGCTTCTCTAGTTAGGTTCCGTGAGAAGCGGAAAGAGCGATGCTTTGACAAGAAAATCCGATATACTGTCCGTAAAGAGGTGGCTCAGAG GATGCATCGTAAGAATGGTCAGTTTGCCTCTTTGAAGGAGAACTACAAAGGACTGCCATCTGGTGCAAGTTGGGATCCGGCTCAGAGTTCCCTTCAGGATGATGGTACTCCTCGCCCAGAAATTGT TCTCCGTAAATGCCAGCATTGTGGCATCAGCGAAAAGTCCACTCCAGCAATGCGTCGTGGACCAGCTGGTCCTAGGTCTCTTTGCAATGCTTGTGGGCTTATGTGGGCAAATAAG GGAACTTTAAGAGATCTCAGCAAGGGAGGAAGGCATATATCTTACGACCAAGAACCT GGAACACCAATTGAAGTTAAACCTTTGATAGTGGGAGCCGATAATCCCTCTACCAACCAGGATGAGCTG TTTCAGGGTAATCCAGAAGATCTTTCAAAGGTTGTGAGTGCAGGAAATGAGAATCGATCTGTCATCCATGGTGAG GGAAGCCCAGGAGAGACAAAGCCTTTACCCGTGGAGACTGGAAATCCATCTATCAGCAAGGATGAGCAG GAAAATATGGATGATCTTGCAGACACTTCAGAAATTGAGATTCCTTCCAATCTGGATGAGCCG ACTGAAGTTGAGGCATGCTTTGTGCTGAATGATGGTCATGGATTTGATGCCACTTCGAATGGCCATGGCACTGATACTTAG
- the LOC122074470 gene encoding GATA transcription factor 24-like isoform X4, producing the protein MATVNPQPLQSRSYEGHDDHMQTPVQIVDVEGGYETDGIGGGGDDAMDDVDEIRMNSGNPVDQNVVAVSARTSELTLSFEGEVYVFHAVTPEKVQAVLLLLGGRDIPSSMPTSIEVPFQDNRVVNDIPRRTNLSRRIASLVRFREKRKERCFDKKIRYTVRKEVAQRMHRKNGQFASLKENYKGLPSGASWDPAQSSLQDDGTPRPEIVLRKCQHCGISEKSTPAMRRGPAGPRSLCNACGLMWANKGTLRDLSKGGRHISYDQEPGTPIEVKPLIVGADNPSTNQDELGNPEDLSKVVSAGNENRSVIHGEGSPGETKPLPVETGNPSISKDEQENMDDLADTSEIEIPSNLDEPTEVEACFVLNDGHGFDATSNGHGTDT; encoded by the exons ATGGCCACTGTGAATCCGCAGCCACTGCAAAGTCGCTCTTACGAGGGGCATGACGACCATATGCAAACTCCTGTACAGATTGTTGATGTCGAAGGTGGATACGAAACCGATGGTATTGGTGGTGGCGGTGATGATGCCATGGACGACGTTGATGAAATTCGGATGAATTCGGGAAACCCTGTTGATCAGAATGTTGTTGCTGTGTCTGCTCGAACAAGTGAGCTCACCTTATCGTTTGAAGGCGAAGTTTACGTCTTCCATGCCGTAACACCTGAAAAG GTTCAGGCTGTACTATTGCTTTTGGGTGGGCGAGACATACCTTCTAGCATGCCTACTAGCATTGAAGTACCTTTTCAGGACAATCGG GTTGTTAATGATATCCCCCGGCGTACAAATCTTTCAAGAAGAATTGCTTCTCTAGTTAGGTTCCGTGAGAAGCGGAAAGAGCGATGCTTTGACAAGAAAATCCGATATACTGTCCGTAAAGAGGTGGCTCAGAG GATGCATCGTAAGAATGGTCAGTTTGCCTCTTTGAAGGAGAACTACAAAGGACTGCCATCTGGTGCAAGTTGGGATCCGGCTCAGAGTTCCCTTCAGGATGATGGTACTCCTCGCCCAGAAATTGT TCTCCGTAAATGCCAGCATTGTGGCATCAGCGAAAAGTCCACTCCAGCAATGCGTCGTGGACCAGCTGGTCCTAGGTCTCTTTGCAATGCTTGTGGGCTTATGTGGGCAAATAAG GGAACTTTAAGAGATCTCAGCAAGGGAGGAAGGCATATATCTTACGACCAAGAACCT GGAACACCAATTGAAGTTAAACCTTTGATAGTGGGAGCCGATAATCCCTCTACCAACCAGGATGAGCTG GGTAATCCAGAAGATCTTTCAAAGGTTGTGAGTGCAGGAAATGAGAATCGATCTGTCATCCATGGTGAG GGAAGCCCAGGAGAGACAAAGCCTTTACCCGTGGAGACTGGAAATCCATCTATCAGCAAGGATGAGCAG GAAAATATGGATGATCTTGCAGACACTTCAGAAATTGAGATTCCTTCCAATCTGGATGAGCCG ACTGAAGTTGAGGCATGCTTTGTGCTGAATGATGGTCATGGATTTGATGCCACTTCGAATGGCCATGGCACTGATACTTAG
- the LOC122074470 gene encoding GATA transcription factor 24-like isoform X1, with protein sequence MATVNPQPLQSRSYEGHDDHMQTPVQIVDVEGGYETDGIGGGGDDAMDDVDEIRMNSGNPVDQNVVAVSARTSELTLSFEGEVYVFHAVTPEKVQAVLLLLGGRDIPSSMPTSIEVPFQDNRVVNDIPRRTNLSRRIASLVRFREKRKERCFDKKIRYTVRKEVAQRMHRKNGQFASLKENYKGLPSGASWDPAQSSLQDDGTPRPEIVLRKCQHCGISEKSTPAMRRGPAGPRSLCNACGLMWANKFNLQGTLRDLSKGGRHISYDQEPGTPIEVKPLIVGADNPSTNQDELFQGNPEDLSKVVSAGNENRSVIHGEGSPGETKPLPVETGNPSISKDEQENMDDLADTSEIEIPSNLDEPTEVEACFVLNDGHGFDATSNGHGTDT encoded by the exons ATGGCCACTGTGAATCCGCAGCCACTGCAAAGTCGCTCTTACGAGGGGCATGACGACCATATGCAAACTCCTGTACAGATTGTTGATGTCGAAGGTGGATACGAAACCGATGGTATTGGTGGTGGCGGTGATGATGCCATGGACGACGTTGATGAAATTCGGATGAATTCGGGAAACCCTGTTGATCAGAATGTTGTTGCTGTGTCTGCTCGAACAAGTGAGCTCACCTTATCGTTTGAAGGCGAAGTTTACGTCTTCCATGCCGTAACACCTGAAAAG GTTCAGGCTGTACTATTGCTTTTGGGTGGGCGAGACATACCTTCTAGCATGCCTACTAGCATTGAAGTACCTTTTCAGGACAATCGG GTTGTTAATGATATCCCCCGGCGTACAAATCTTTCAAGAAGAATTGCTTCTCTAGTTAGGTTCCGTGAGAAGCGGAAAGAGCGATGCTTTGACAAGAAAATCCGATATACTGTCCGTAAAGAGGTGGCTCAGAG GATGCATCGTAAGAATGGTCAGTTTGCCTCTTTGAAGGAGAACTACAAAGGACTGCCATCTGGTGCAAGTTGGGATCCGGCTCAGAGTTCCCTTCAGGATGATGGTACTCCTCGCCCAGAAATTGT TCTCCGTAAATGCCAGCATTGTGGCATCAGCGAAAAGTCCACTCCAGCAATGCGTCGTGGACCAGCTGGTCCTAGGTCTCTTTGCAATGCTTGTGGGCTTATGTGGGCAAATAAG TTTAATTTGCAGGGAACTTTAAGAGATCTCAGCAAGGGAGGAAGGCATATATCTTACGACCAAGAACCT GGAACACCAATTGAAGTTAAACCTTTGATAGTGGGAGCCGATAATCCCTCTACCAACCAGGATGAGCTG TTTCAGGGTAATCCAGAAGATCTTTCAAAGGTTGTGAGTGCAGGAAATGAGAATCGATCTGTCATCCATGGTGAG GGAAGCCCAGGAGAGACAAAGCCTTTACCCGTGGAGACTGGAAATCCATCTATCAGCAAGGATGAGCAG GAAAATATGGATGATCTTGCAGACACTTCAGAAATTGAGATTCCTTCCAATCTGGATGAGCCG ACTGAAGTTGAGGCATGCTTTGTGCTGAATGATGGTCATGGATTTGATGCCACTTCGAATGGCCATGGCACTGATACTTAG
- the LOC122074470 gene encoding GATA transcription factor 24-like isoform X2, giving the protein MATVNPQPLQSRSYEGHDDHMQTPVQIVDVEGGYETDGIGGGGDDAMDDVDEIRMNSGNPVDQNVVAVSARTSELTLSFEGEVYVFHAVTPEKVQAVLLLLGGRDIPSSMPTSIEVPFQDNRVVNDIPRRTNLSRRIASLVRFREKRKERCFDKKIRYTVRKEVAQRMHRKNGQFASLKENYKGLPSGASWDPAQSSLQDDGTPRPEIVLRKCQHCGISEKSTPAMRRGPAGPRSLCNACGLMWANKFNLQGTLRDLSKGGRHISYDQEPGTPIEVKPLIVGADNPSTNQDELGNPEDLSKVVSAGNENRSVIHGEGSPGETKPLPVETGNPSISKDEQENMDDLADTSEIEIPSNLDEPTEVEACFVLNDGHGFDATSNGHGTDT; this is encoded by the exons ATGGCCACTGTGAATCCGCAGCCACTGCAAAGTCGCTCTTACGAGGGGCATGACGACCATATGCAAACTCCTGTACAGATTGTTGATGTCGAAGGTGGATACGAAACCGATGGTATTGGTGGTGGCGGTGATGATGCCATGGACGACGTTGATGAAATTCGGATGAATTCGGGAAACCCTGTTGATCAGAATGTTGTTGCTGTGTCTGCTCGAACAAGTGAGCTCACCTTATCGTTTGAAGGCGAAGTTTACGTCTTCCATGCCGTAACACCTGAAAAG GTTCAGGCTGTACTATTGCTTTTGGGTGGGCGAGACATACCTTCTAGCATGCCTACTAGCATTGAAGTACCTTTTCAGGACAATCGG GTTGTTAATGATATCCCCCGGCGTACAAATCTTTCAAGAAGAATTGCTTCTCTAGTTAGGTTCCGTGAGAAGCGGAAAGAGCGATGCTTTGACAAGAAAATCCGATATACTGTCCGTAAAGAGGTGGCTCAGAG GATGCATCGTAAGAATGGTCAGTTTGCCTCTTTGAAGGAGAACTACAAAGGACTGCCATCTGGTGCAAGTTGGGATCCGGCTCAGAGTTCCCTTCAGGATGATGGTACTCCTCGCCCAGAAATTGT TCTCCGTAAATGCCAGCATTGTGGCATCAGCGAAAAGTCCACTCCAGCAATGCGTCGTGGACCAGCTGGTCCTAGGTCTCTTTGCAATGCTTGTGGGCTTATGTGGGCAAATAAG TTTAATTTGCAGGGAACTTTAAGAGATCTCAGCAAGGGAGGAAGGCATATATCTTACGACCAAGAACCT GGAACACCAATTGAAGTTAAACCTTTGATAGTGGGAGCCGATAATCCCTCTACCAACCAGGATGAGCTG GGTAATCCAGAAGATCTTTCAAAGGTTGTGAGTGCAGGAAATGAGAATCGATCTGTCATCCATGGTGAG GGAAGCCCAGGAGAGACAAAGCCTTTACCCGTGGAGACTGGAAATCCATCTATCAGCAAGGATGAGCAG GAAAATATGGATGATCTTGCAGACACTTCAGAAATTGAGATTCCTTCCAATCTGGATGAGCCG ACTGAAGTTGAGGCATGCTTTGTGCTGAATGATGGTCATGGATTTGATGCCACTTCGAATGGCCATGGCACTGATACTTAG